A segment of the Denticeps clupeoides chromosome 2, fDenClu1.1, whole genome shotgun sequence genome:
ATGTTAAAAGTGTACATTACTTTTCAAGTGTGTTAGCAGAAATGTTACTATTGCCGGACTATTATTTAGATGATTACATGACATTATGAGTGTTGGGAGCCTTTACAAAGTCCAAGATATGGCATCTAATGTCTGAATTAATACCTTAACATACTGTATAGTGCTGAGAGATGCAAAACAGCAATCACATTAAAGTGGCCAATGGTCTTCGATCATGAAATAGATCATGAGACCGAGATCATGCAACAGAATTGTTGCAATAATGCATCAGagcattaaaaaacaataatgtcagtgcattaaaaaacagacaaatgatgACAATAATGGCTACTGCTATACAGACAAATGTTTGCCTATTGATTCTATGGTTCTATGTAAATCTGCTATTCAAAGTTAATAAGTATGTCTACTATTTGAACATAACTGTCTGAAAATGATAGAATTAATCATGCCTAAAAAACACAGAATCGCTGCTCAGATGAATTATTCACTTTAGGTCAGGAGGTCAAATCCTCAACCTCTAAAGTATTTTCTCTGCCTACTGACAATGCAATAGCATCAAATCACAGAGAGATTTCAGATTAAAATCGCAGCAAAATGTATGTTCCTTGTTGAGTGTATTTTACATGCATATGTGTTGTGCAAGTGGCTCAGAAATGGCGAGCCTCCGGTTGCGGTTTGATTGGCGGATTTGTCAGCAGCTCTGTGTGATGTGTGGAGTGGGTGTTGTGAGGGGGTTAGGAAACATTCGGAAAATTCCTCTTGGCATCTTTCCTGCTTTCCCCTTCTTTCCGCACTCACCCTCCCGCTCTGTGTGGAGGTCATTTGGCACGGACAGGGGCAGCGCGCTAAAAAGACCATTAATGCCGGGTGTCTGCGGAGACAGAGCAGGCTTTGTCTCTGTTCTGCGCAATGTCATGTAGCTACACGCACTACATCTCTCTCACactcccacatacacacagctgTAGTCCGAgatgaaatattcatacagCATTGTGCATGTGTCCTTTTGACATCAGTTGCAAATTTGACATTCAGACCAGCGTCAGACAGATGGTTCAGTAATGAGATGATATTTACAATGGCTTCCTTTTGCCAGTTTACAGGATTAGAAAAAAATCTAGTAGTCTTCAACAATATCATAAAAGCATTGGTCTGATCGCTAATCCTTATAAATGCACTAACCTGAAGATTCTAATCATTTACAGAACAATCACAGTTTGATTGGTGCTTAATGAAGAATTATTACCAAGCTTTGATTCTAAAAATCTATgttcttaaaaaagaaaaagcattttGTCCAAAGAATTGTTTGAGGTTGAAGCCACCTAAATTGCCATTAGAAAACAATTTTGAGTTAACATTGAATTAGAAAGTGAATTACACTGGTAAAAGGTGATAATTTGTAATAATGACTGAAGAGCACATctcatgtgtattttttgtgtatttttatgtcATCTCTCTAGCATCACCTGCTGGTCACTGTAGAGcactgcttacatttacatttagatttatggcatttatcagacgcccttttccagagcgatttacaatcagtagttacaggaacagtccccctctgcagacactcaaggttaagtgtcttgctcagggatacaatggtagtaagtgggatttgaacctgggtcttctggttcttctgtgccccactagtctactaccctGCTTCCTCTATTTATTTCCCCTTCAGCTGTGTAAAAGTGTATGCGACCTCGCGTATGACATGGCATCCCTGTCCACATATTTGACATCCCAGTCCCCTCCCTGTTGCTATGGAAATGCAGCTGTCTGTGGCAACAACCATTGGGCCTGCTTGTGCTCAGAACGGTTCCTGGTTTCAGGGCATGAGGCAGACTGGGCGGACTGGGACTGCTGGTGATCATTATTATTCCCTATTTAATTGCTGAATTTACTGAGGCAGGCTTTTGTAAGTATTATTGCTTGgcacaaatgttttattgaatatattgtaaataaaatggCATTCACTTTATGTTTCTGATCCGTCCTTAGAGCAGAAGACCCTACCTATTTGTGTGCACAGCAGTATGCTCAATGGATTGAATGCAAAAATGCCACTGCTACTAAATTATGTTCTGTGATTAACAAATATTTTGTTGGTGTTTGCATAGTACAGCAACGCCGTAAATAgagatatatattttaatatattttatatatttattatgcacAGTAGGGACTATCTATTTATGGCAGTGTTGGCATGCACACTTATTGTATTCTCTTCTCTGTCAATGAATACTGACAGTTTATTGTAGACATATAGTGCAACGACAGTTAGGACATTTTTGCAAGGACAATTCCTGAATCACAGTGACATTTTCCCTGGACAACAATACAGGTAATTTCATGAAAAGGTGTCAAGAAGAACCACAGAACTGACTTCagaaatttgtgtgtgtttttgtgtgtgtctttgtcttCATGTGTCTGTGTTATTTACCTTGTCATCAGATTTTCAGTAATGTTCACATCTCAAATCTCAAACAacgaacattaaaaaaaaaaaatttcaaacatTCATAACTACATGTCCACATGATCCTTCATAtaagtctgtgtttgtgtgtgtctacttGTTTGTGTGTTAGGAGGTGCATCATATTCTGTAAGGACAGTCAGGAGATCATGCACAGTCGGGTCAGAGGGATCAACCAATCAGTAGACATGGCGTTTGAATGTACTAACAGGTAACCATTAAATATCCATTATAATCATTTAATGGTTTACAAGTCGTCTAATAAAGaccatgatgatgaagatggtggTGTCTGTCTGCCAGGCGTTGCTCTAGCTACCAGGACTTCTCCCAGATGGAAGGCAGCAGTGAGTCTGTGCATCTCCTGCATACCCCTCCATACAGAGACACCAGTGGATACAGCCCCGACCGAGCCAACCAGCTCAAGGGAGGGAGAAGTTGGCCTCACCCCAAGGCCACAGGAAAAACATGGAGCATGAGAAGAAggtgaccagcatttacatttacatttacagcatttatcagacgcccttatccagagcaacttacaattggtagttacagggacagtccccctggatcaactgggggttaaatgtcttgctcagggatacaatggtagtaagtgggatttgaacaatTGTCTCAtattgggtcttctggttcataggtaagtgtgttacccgctaggctactaccaccccagcagAACCACAGAATCCAAATCCATGCCTTGTGTTTCTTTCGAGAACACCTGACTCACAGGTGCAGGCAAGCCTTCAAACAGGCAGCATTTAGACCTTGAGGCTCTAGAGTTGTTGAACCCTGGTGTTCTGTGAATGAATGGGCCCTCAgggacagcagcagctgcaATGGTCCTGCTAGCTTCAGCGCTGAGCTCAGCTGCTCTGGCTGTGGGGCCACAACTGCTGGTGAAAATGGCGGATGGGCTTCCCAAGGAtgagtaaaatgcagaggacacatttcgttgtgtcaccgtgtgctgtgcagtgtatcacaatgatcacttcactttcaccttttcaccTGATGGTGTCAATTTATGCACTTTTCTACAAATAAATCCACAAGCCATTATAAAGCAAAAATATGATTTCTCAAGCAGCAAGCCATGACTTCAGGCCTGGTTTGGGTCAATGAAGGGTCCTTCAGTGCATAAAATCATATGAGTTttacaaattattaattatttgttcTTGTCATGTCTGTGGCCCAGTTCTTCAGCGGAGTGGATTGAAGATGACTCTCATGCCTTCCTGCCTATCCTCGCTACTCCTCCGACCTCTTCACGACCTATGACACCCAGAGGTCACCTGTGCTCTCGTCCCCACACTCCAGTTGGCAGAGTCGACATTCAGCCTTGCGAGGAGTCGCCTGCCATGTTCCATACCAGCTCTGAGAGGTGGCACCCACCCAGGGTGAGAAACACAAATTCACAATATGAGCATTATCAACATGAAGTTCATTTTAATATCCTAATTTTAAATCTATTAAACATAAAGCATCTCAGAGCATTTGAAAACATGCTTGTTAACAGAAAACCATCACTTGTTTTAcaaaatagacacacacactgtatatatacacacattcactcacacacacatacagcacacggtgcacacaatgaaatgtttcctctgctttaaaccatcacccgtgaaagtgtgtggggacggtgctttgatcggtggcaccttggcggatcgggcaaccttctggttatggggctgcttccttaaccgctaagccaccactgccccaaaattccagggattgaacccgggacctcatacaCGCAAAGCTTCATCAGTTCCTCATAaattaattattctttttttttacattgttacaGGCTTCTGTCACCTTCACTCCTCACAGCAACACACGGAAAACTGCTGCAAAGGTagaaccagacacacacacacacacacaaagcaaaaacTTTCTAACACATCATAGATTAATTCATTAATCCATGAATTCTGTTTAAAGAAACCGCATCAGTGTATCTGAATGCAACTGTACTGAAGTTCTCAACTCTCCCTCCTTAGGTCTCACTCATTAGCCGTCTTCCTCCTCTACCTCCAAACAGAGCGACCCCCTCATCCCCTGCTCCGCATTACCTCCGTCGGCATCACAGCCCCTTTTCGGTGGGTGACCTGACAGTGAGTCTTTGTGTCTGAGGTTGCAAATGAGAGTTTTAAAGGATGCAATCTTTTAGCAGATTTTAGCATTTTTACTGTAGCTTACAGTGCAGGACATAAACCACCAAAAACGGAAGTATTACAGGACATTCAAAGCATGCAGCATATCCAAATACCAACAAATGAGTAGGAATAACTACATTATACCAGCTATAATATTTTATGGTAATTGGTTGGAAAGACTTTTGAACTGGCAGTGAATAGGATTTGCTCAGCCCAAAGGTTTGCAGTTCCTGACAACAATATGTGAGAGATGATGAAGATGCAGTTCTGTGTTTCAGCTTGCAAAGTACAACATGTTTACCGAGCGGGACACTGAGCCAATCCGAATCCTGGAAAATAACGTTGATGTAAGATGATAAcagaaaaattgtaaaaatattgtaatttttataATGTGTCAAATTGCAACCCTTGTATTACGTCCCTCCTGTTCAGGGTCTGCTGACTCGACTGTGTGGTTGTGACAAACTCCTCCAGTCCCTCACTGCAGAACAGTCCCAACTCCAGGAAGTAAAGGTTCTTATAGTTGGAGTTCATTTTTGGAATGCGTTCATATTATTCCATAATTGGTATTGTTTGAATTGTCACCGGAAATGGGAGATGCGAGGGTCTCAGTGATTGGTTGGCTGGTGTAACAACCTGCAGGACGACACCCAGGCAGCGCTGGAGATGAGCCGCATGCAGCTGGATGAGTGGAAGCATCCAGATGCACAGGTGTCCCAGAAGACCCTACTACAGGAAGGTCTGGTCACCATCCGAGCCCAGCTCTGTGACTTGTTCATGGTATGTCACCATAGCTGCTACGTTTTAGGTGTTGgataatatttctgtgtgtgcatatggTAACAACTTATAAATGTcatgttgtgtggtgtgtgtgtgttgcaggtgatGGAGAATGTGTGGAGTCAATATGAAACAATTGAGTCTGAACTCTCAATTTTATACTCCCACCTCCAGCACATCTGCCATTTTGCGATGCCCCAGGTACACAGTTCTGTGTGtaggtatgaatgtgtgtgcaagAGCCAGATGGCTCAATGGGTGAACTGGGTTTGGTCCCTTTATCTGCAGCAGTGACTTTATGTGGGAAGCATGATGGTCATGGCCATGTACATCGTCATGTCATGACGTGGGCCTTCCAGCGTTTTTATTCATTCAAGCCGTAGTGATGTGTGGAAACTGGTAACCATGACCACTATACTCTCACTGCAGGAGCAGTCGAGAGCACAGAGGCAGCTCTGGATGATTGATGATATCCTCTGCGGTCTGAAGGCAAACAGGAACCACTTCAGGCTCATATTTGGCTTAGATCAACACGCAGGTAATTTAACCCAGAAAGGCAAGCATATGTTTCCATTTGCACTCAAGATATTGTACAGTTATTCTGTATTTCAAACCATATCACCTAAATGTAGAAAGCAAGCTTATAATTACTTATTATAACATACTTATCTTTACATTGTGTTAATTTCATGTACATATTTTCCCATTTTGTATTTCTgcttagcaaaaaaaaagctaagaTTATTCATTTGTTATTAACAGACCAAGAAATTGCAGGGCTTGATGTGGTAAGCCAggaaaacttattttaaaatatttgtaatatgtatTGATCATGTGGATGGATCAACACAACGAGAATGGCCCAGTAACATCATGTGATATCATTCTCTCTATTCTAAATTCTGTCAAGCAGGCAGGGCCACAGCAGTGCCTAGTCCGTCCCCCATTACCTCAAGATCTGCAGGAAGCCAATCACATCAGAGAACTGCACTGCTGGGCGGAACCATATTATGAGGTGGTTTTGTTAGTCTGTGGGGTTTTCAGCTGTGATAATGTTTTACCACTaataacaaaatgaataatacCTCTTTCCTTTTCCCCTAGGTTGTGAACAACATCATCCCTGGATGTGAACAGGGTGGGACTCAAACTGGTAAAACAAGATTTAAGTGTCTATGCAGACATTAACTTCTCCAGTTGTTCAACTCAGAACCacaaaattaaatgtcatttaccTTTTTGTCAACAGGGTGTGGGTCTCCAGAACGTAATGGAATGAAAGTAAGCTTAGTGGTGAAAACTCTCTAACATAGCCTTTCCACAGAAAAATGGTTCAATAATCtttaactacacacacaaaatgactgAGACTTGTTGTGATTAGCAGTGCCCAGGCGAGTCTTGGCCACTAGAGGCCGTCCTTTGGTATGGACTGATTCTAGGATGATTTGGTTCTATTTCATTAATCTTGTTTTGTCTCTCCCTCACCATTTAACTAGTGTTTTGGCTCATCTAGTCCTTGCTTGGTttcatgtgtgtctgttttatgtTGATTCTTGTCTGTTTTTTGTGCATTAGGGGTGATATTTTCCTTGTAGATTGGGACAAAACATCTTTATAGATATAGATTATGACTATAAAAATCATGGGTGCAGCTTTCATTTTTTCAAAGCAATCTGTTCCTCCACTTTTCTCCTCCTACctattttttcctcagaatgaTTGGATGGAACAGACTGAGGGGGAAGCTGAACCTGTTCCTGTGAGAGTGGCCCGTGTTGTCACAGCCACCCTGCCCTCCACCCTAATGCCCAGACGCATCTCGGTGGAAACTCAGCCTCCTGAGGAGACTTTAATGCCACTCGCATATAGGACCCTGAATCAACCCACAAGACTGATGGCCCACTCAGCTCAGTGCAATGCTGAGAGGTTCTATGGTGAGGGGTGCATTGAAACACCACTTCAGACATCAGTCACACATCATGATTCAGTCATGGCTGTGGAGGACCTTCACTGTGAGGTGTCTGCAGAAGCCATAGGACCCTTGGGCCAGAATGGCTCAATTATAAGAGGGTCAAGAAAAGAGAGATGTGAGATGGTAAGAGTAGTTCTCATATTGTTTTAGTGAATGTCTAAAATTAAACCTGAAAGCAATGTTTTTCCATCACTTGCAGACCTCTGAACCTGGTTTGACCCCTGGGCAGAAAGAGGCTACAGTGAGACAAGAAGAACAAAATCCATACAGTTTCACCAAAAGGTGACACAGTGAGAGCACAACATCATATtgatgaatatataaaaaaaaacaatggtaaTTGTAGGAAAATCTTAACATTAGTGAATTTGTGTCTCTCAAACCGCCCTtaaatttaaacaaaacttGGCTCGATTGCAAGAGAAAGTGGCCACTTTCAACAAACAGTTCTTAAGCCAAATCAGGCCTGTTCAGCCGAGTGCTTTTCACTTTCAGTGGATCCAGACCAGTCGGACCTGGATCTTGTCTCCAGAAAGGCCTCACATGCCTCGATTTAGCCAATGAAGCAACAGGTACAAACTGACTCATTAAAATGAACAGCAATTAACTTGTTCTTTAATTGCAGCCTATATTAATAAAGAGACAAGCAAAAATCGATTTGTTGACATTTATGACAACCTGGCATGTTTTGTCATTGGTCTGTTGAAGgtcaatgtttctgagctctttgCTTTTCCAGGATCTGCCATGCTTATGAATGGCAGCATGTTCTGCACAGACGTTCTTGATGCTGTTCCTGGTGAAACGGTGACAAATGGCCAGTTGTCGCTTGGTGCTGAAGAAACCTGCCATGACGTTGGAGCAGGCACGAACTGCTCTGGTCAGGACTCAGACTTCACCATATTTCACAATGGCAAGGACACCTATCAAAGCAAGACCTCCCTGATGGTAGCCAATAAGAAAACAGAATGGTTCTTGTCAACCAATCAGAGGCATGGGTTCATACCAGTGTCCGTTCCGGGAAATGACTTGGTTTCCTCCTCATATTCCTGCTCCTTGTTAACAGCAAATACAAACCAGTCAAATGAAAGTGTTTGTCTAACTGGTGATGAAATGAATGGGGATATTGAAGAGCCGTATAACACAGACTGCAAAGACAACGGTATTCCAGACATGGAGCAGCAGGGATCCGATAACCAAGTTGCAAGCAAAACATCCCATAACATGTCCTGTTCATCTGACTTGTTGAATCTCTATGAAGAGATACGTCATGCTGTGTTTTATCCGGGAGACGTTAGTAGGTTGGAGTGTGGCGGGTCTCCCATTTCCATACAGGATGCAGAACCTGGTGAAAGATCTCCAGAAGAGCAGCTGAAAGAGCACCCAGCACTTCAGCAGTCCATCACAGAGATACAGTGTGATGACATGGGTAGCAGAGAGTCAAGCCATCATAAATGTGGATGCCCAATCTACAGTACTATTCTTAAAAACGGGGCAGCCAATCACTGCTCACCATTTTCTCATGGTAGGGTGACTGTGGTGAGCACAAGTTTCTAGTGATTAAGATCCAAGTttattgtcacgactacggacttacgagggaaggaagcgcagaggtttgacatgctgggaagggggttttattataacaaacaaagaaatacaaagaaacaatggcgcggtggccgaaaacgatttaacttaaatacagataaactaaaactaacccgtaggcgtgtggcgattgccagaactcaaaacacataacactaaacaaggtcaagttcgtgcatagagttcacgaaaatgccagcgaccccgaacgggcggaaacttccggcatttatggggcgtcaggattgggttccggtgtggagcccagctgcaggcaatcctgacagagccccccctccaagggctacgtcctcggagccccaacagtaccatcagtggaggcggcggggcggacggcggcaaccacagggctcctgccctgctgtatcctccccttggaggacccggtccctcgggctggctccccggcgtggtcaggcgtggcggccccggtccctcgggctggctccccggcgtggtcaggcgtggcggccccggtccctcggcctggctccccggcgtggtcaggcgtggcggccccggtccctcggcctggctccccggcgtggtcaggcgtggcggccccggtccctcggcctggctccccagcgtggtaaggcgtggcggccccggtccctcggcctggctccccggcgtggtaaggcgtggcggccccggtccctcggcctggctccccggcgtggtcaggcgtggcggccccggtccctcggcctggctccccggcgtggtcaggcgtggcggccccggtccctcggcctggctccccggcgtggtcccgcttggcggccccggaccctcggcctggctccccggcgtggtcccgcttggcggccccggtccctcggccctggctccccggcgtggtcccgcttggcggccccggaccctcgtacctgcacacaataatcagggccgatccatctgggtacgtgtgggccctgtctccacacgtctcctctgacacgtcttgtgtccccccctgcaccgcgcagggagattgtcccagaacctccggcgactgttccaggcaccccaggctggtgccttctgggactatgcagcccctctcgctgcccggccctggtgccaagggggaggcattgccagaccatccggctagccccttctgcgtccgttgggacaagcaggccctcttcctgcctgtcccagctgggtcctcatgcctacccgggggctctatggcgctccacccctttggaggcagacgcaggcccatgcctggcccgccctcctcactggctaccggaggacccagctcaatcgcttccccacctaccctcccctcaggaggagtccccaacccgaactgcacccccccaaaaaattctttgggggagcaccccccccggctggacttaggggtaccttggggcttgtccacctcaccttggaccagcacattcgggtcaggaacctcctccctggggttcggctccgtggctgggtcgccatctggtggacacaaagaggggaagtgggggcgacatacggacacatatgccacgcacacacacacagacagagacagacagaagagagggtcgtctggctccctctctgggctctccgggacctcctcagggggcacagccaggatctcgggaggtgcgatcttttcgtcgcccgccagtgcttggtcttcttgccccggatcctgactggcgctggacgtggtggaggggcagagttcgatccatggctcaggctctggccgatcaaactccgccctcagtctctgctggaagtcccgaaaactcctgtcggtctctccctgctgccagagggctgtgctccagccccatgctgacccaagcagacacgcgaggatggtgatggtctcatcagtgtctgctaccccactgaagggtcctgggaccatttggctgtcccacacggggctgggcacgtcgctggagatggtggtgggcgtgtggcgtggggggtggtggacatcttctccagcatgcgggggcgctggtgatgcgctgccgttcagctggggaacgtccgagcagagggaaggcgggtcggcgactggagctgggagggcatcttccctgtgaggcagttccggcagtgcagttgctggctggcgacctcctgttgccctgttccaccagcttacccccacatcgctgtcctcctcctcactgttgtcgcacctctgggactgacgtgggtttccacggacctcgcaacgatcatggacgggcacgatgggcggagccatcccggcaccgactgcccaatcggcgtcatcctcgtgttggtccgtgtcgacctcataccctcggaagtcacgtggatcttcacggatgtcgcgacaatctcggacgcgtgcgctgggtggagccatcccggccccgactgcccaacgaaaatccacgtcattgtcgctttcgtcatccgtgtcctcccacctgtgactccgagggtcgtccaccctgcggacatcctggacccagggtgcgatcaactcccagggacagtactctggccattcgggctggagcctgcccacctcctcgctggacgAACGCCGCCGTTgacgcttctcacccccctggaagtgacgtgggtccccacggacctcgcgacgattgcagactggtgcgatgggcggagcccaactctcgtctcccgtgctctcgtcgtcgtccgtgtcgtcccagtccacggggagtcttgccagcagagcgcagagttcttggctcgacatgccgaagatcgtgggggtcgcatcttctgcgctcgctgcccacgtcacttcctcgctgctgccgacgccaacgtcctcgctccgcccactcacccgccgacgttgtcgcttccgggtttcgcggagtttcccgggggtgacgtcatcacccggcgccgcgtaccacggcttctcggggagaaaacgctccaccagaacgggcggcgcgtctctcgtctggcgtccgcgttcgccgcgccgggctgcgtctttcgcggcgtttcttctcctctgctttctacctctgcgcttttgggggggtcgctggcattctgtcacgactacggacttacgagggaaggaagcgcagaggtttgacatgctgggaagggggttttattataacaaacaaagaaatacaaagaaacaatggcgcggtggccgaaaacttaaatacagataaactaaaactaacccgtaggcgtgtggcgattgccagaactcaaaacacataacactaaacaaggtcaagttcgtgcatagagttcacgaaaatgccagcgaccccgaacgggcggaaacttccggcatttatggggcgtcaggattgggttccggtgtggagcccagctgcaggcaatcctgacatttaTAGACCTTGTTTTATAGTCTtgcttttaaatgttcttttttattactttaatgtCTAAAAGTGCTCATTACTtactaataatttaatttaacacatacaattactgtcattttttaattttataatatGCTAAAACATCCTTAAAATCTAATACTATTGTCCAGAAaggaggaggacccaggcgTGGACACaaactggacaaacaaacatatagagCTTTATTTAGGGACAATGAACTTGgtaacagggacagtttccaCAGGGATCACTCACACGGGGATCACTCCACACATGCACGCTAACACAAGACCGTTACATACAGAGGTCTTGTGTATGTATAATAGAGGCCTCCAACCAAGAGGCCTCCAAAAATCAAGACCAAGACATTCTTCAAAATCAAACCAAGAGTGTCTAAGCGCAAAAAACTTCTCCCTTTGCATTTCACCGTTTTAATGCCGGTTTATGGAGCGCTGATGCAGGAAAACTTAAATAGGGCGGATGTCCGGTGTGGGGAATCAAGGGGACGCCCCCAGCAATCAGAGTTCCAGGAACCGTTGTCAGGTGTGCCCCCGTGACAACTATTGACCTTTAAACTGTGCACGCTACTATGATAACACGTACAGTTTGGTTCCGGCAGTAAATGTATGCATATAAGCAAAGTAAATAATATATCTAAAGCACAGAGCTTTACACAGAACCAAACACCAACGACAGCTGGATGGCTAAAAGTCATGATAGCCTCTTCTCAAACCTCGAGATCCATGTTTATTGTCATGTGCTGATGTAACCTGGTGTAATATAGCCTTATTCAAAGTTTGTAGATGACaacaaattaaaacaacaacTGTTAAGAATGGATTTGTGGATGACCATCATAGTAACCAGGACAGTTGTAAAGGACAatggaatggagaaaaaaagaaattgtttgCCACTTGAGTACATTATATTTGATTTTTATAAGGGTTTAAATGTAGTGGAATGCA
Coding sequences within it:
- the plekha4 gene encoding pleckstrin homology domain-containing family A member 4 isoform X1; translation: MCLCYLPCHQIFSNVHISVDMAFECTNRRCSSYQDFSQMEGSSESVHLLHTPPYRDTSGYSPDRANQLKGGRSWPHPKATGKTWSMRRSSSAEWIEDDSHAFLPILATPPTSSRPMTPRGHLCSRPHTPVGRVDIQPCEESPAMFHTSSERWHPPRASVTFTPHSNTRKTAAKVSLISRLPPLPPNRATPSSPAPHYLRRHHSPFSLAKYNMFTERDTEPIRILENNVDGLLTRLCGCDKLLQSLTAEQSQLQEVKDDTQAALEMSRMQLDEWKHPDAQVSQKTLLQEGLVTIRAQLCDLFMVMENVWSQYETIESELSILYSHLQHICHFAMPQEQSRAQRQLWMIDDILCGLKANRNHFRLIFGLDQHADQEIAGLDVQAGPQQCLVRPPLPQDLQEANHIRELHCWAEPYYEVVNNIIPGCEQGGTQTGCGSPERNGMKNDWMEQTEGEAEPVPVRVARVVTATLPSTLMPRRISVETQPPEETLMPLAYRTLNQPTRLMAHSAQCNAERFYGEGCIETPLQTSVTHHDSVMAVEDLHCEVSAEAIGPLGQNGSIIRGSRKERCEMTSEPGLTPGQKEATVRQEEQNPYSFTKSGSRPVGPGSCLQKGLTCLDLANEATGSAMLMNGSMFCTDVLDAVPGETVTNGQLSLGAEETCHDVGAGTNCSGQDSDFTIFHNGKDTYQSKTSLMVANKKTEWFLSTNQRHGFIPVSVPGNDLVSSSYSCSLLTANTNQSNESVCLTGDEMNGDIEEPYNTDCKDNGIPDMEQQGSDNQVASKTSHNMSCSSDLLNLYEEIRHAVFYPGDVSRLECGGSPISIQDAEPGERSPEEQLKEHPALQQSITEIQCDDMGSRESSHHKCGCPIYSTILKNGAANHCSPFSHGRVTVVSTSF
- the plekha4 gene encoding pleckstrin homology domain-containing family A member 4 isoform X2; translation: MCLCYLPCHQIFSNVHISVDMAFECTNRRCSSYQDFSQMEGSSESVHLLHTPPYRDTSGYSPDRANQLKGGRSWPHPKATGKTWSMRRSSSAEWIEDDSHAFLPILATPPTSSRPMTPRGHLCSRPHTPVGRVDIQPCEESPAMFHTSSERWHPPRASVTFTPHSNTRKTAAKVSLISRLPPLPPNRATPSSPAPHYLRRHHSPFSLAKYNMFTERDTEPIRILENNVDGLLTRLCGCDKLLQSLTAEQSQLQEVKDDTQAALEMSRMQLDEWKHPDAQVSQKTLLQEGLVTIRAQLCDLFMVMENVWSQYETIESELSILYSHLQHICHFAMPQEQSRAQRQLWMIDDILCGLKANRNHFRLIFGLDQHADQEIAGLDVAGPQQCLVRPPLPQDLQEANHIRELHCWAEPYYEVVNNIIPGCEQGGTQTGCGSPERNGMKNDWMEQTEGEAEPVPVRVARVVTATLPSTLMPRRISVETQPPEETLMPLAYRTLNQPTRLMAHSAQCNAERFYGEGCIETPLQTSVTHHDSVMAVEDLHCEVSAEAIGPLGQNGSIIRGSRKERCEMTSEPGLTPGQKEATVRQEEQNPYSFTKSGSRPVGPGSCLQKGLTCLDLANEATGSAMLMNGSMFCTDVLDAVPGETVTNGQLSLGAEETCHDVGAGTNCSGQDSDFTIFHNGKDTYQSKTSLMVANKKTEWFLSTNQRHGFIPVSVPGNDLVSSSYSCSLLTANTNQSNESVCLTGDEMNGDIEEPYNTDCKDNGIPDMEQQGSDNQVASKTSHNMSCSSDLLNLYEEIRHAVFYPGDVSRLECGGSPISIQDAEPGERSPEEQLKEHPALQQSITEIQCDDMGSRESSHHKCGCPIYSTILKNGAANHCSPFSHGRVTVVSTSF